A stretch of Helicobacter pylori oki112 DNA encodes these proteins:
- the holA gene encoding DNA polymerase III subunit delta, which produces MYRKDLDHYLKQRLPKAVFLYGEFDFFIHYYIQTISTLFKRNNPDTETSLFYASDYEKSQIATLLEQDSLFGGSSLVVLKLDFALHKKFKENDINLFLKALERPSHNRLIIGLYNAKSDTTKYKYTSDFIVKFFQKSPLKDEAICARFFTPKTWESLKFLQEMANFLHLDISSHLLNALFEINNEDLSISFNDLDKLAILNTPITLEDIQELSSNAGDMDLQKLILGLFLKKSVLDIYDYLLKEGKKDADILRGLERYFYQLFLFFAHIKTTGLVDAKEVLGYAPPKEITENYAKNALRLKEAGYKRVFEIFRLWHIQSMQGQKELGFLYLTPIQKIINP; this is translated from the coding sequence ATGTATCGTAAAGATTTGGACCATTATTTAAAACAACGACTCCCTAAAGCGGTGTTTTTGTATGGGGAGTTTGATTTTTTTATCCATTATTATATTCAAACGATTAGCACGCTTTTTAAACGCAATAACCCTGACACAGAAACTTCGCTTTTTTATGCGAGCGATTATGAAAAAAGCCAGATTGCGACCCTTTTAGAGCAGGATTCTTTATTTGGAGGGAGCAGTTTAGTCGTTTTAAAACTGGATTTTGCACTGCATAAGAAATTTAAAGAAAATGATATCAATCTTTTTTTAAAGGCTTTAGAGCGGCCTAGCCATAACAGGCTTATCATAGGGCTTTATAATGCTAAAAGCGACACCACCAAATACAAATACACTAGCGATTTTATCGTTAAATTTTTCCAAAAAAGCCCCTTGAAAGATGAAGCGATCTGCGCGCGCTTTTTTACCCCTAAAACTTGGGAGAGTTTGAAATTCTTACAAGAAATGGCTAATTTTTTACATTTAGACATCAGCAGCCATCTTTTAAACGCTCTTTTTGAAATTAATAACGAAGATTTAAGCATTTCGTTTAACGATTTAGACAAGCTAGCGATTTTAAATACACCCATCACTTTAGAAGACATTCAAGAATTAAGCTCCAATGCGGGGGATATGGATTTGCAAAAGCTCATTTTAGGGCTTTTTTTGAAAAAAAGCGTGCTTGATATTTATGATTATTTGTTAAAAGAGGGCAAAAAGGATGCGGATATTTTAAGGGGGTTAGAGCGGTATTTTTACCAGCTTTTTTTATTTTTCGCCCACATTAAAACGACCGGCTTGGTGGACGCTAAAGAGGTTTTAGGCTACGCTCCTCCTAAAGAAATCACCGAAAATTACGCTAAAAACGCCTTGCGTTTGAAAGAAGCCGGCTATAAGAGGGTTTTTGAAATTTTTAGGTTATGGCACATTCAAAGCATGCAAGGGCAAAAGGAATTGGGCTTTTTGTATTTGACCCCCATTCAAAAAATCATTAACCCTTGA
- a CDS encoding SH3 domain-containing protein — protein sequence MKTEMKSSLKLFMRPLLVVLAFMLLYALAHAALGFYAKKDSAPISPNAEKTETERQNSALSPKQEEANTTTTATEESPTKDTAPPLETATQEKETKQETKQEQEKENEPKQDSASPIQNNQKTPTTPLMGKKPLEYKVAVSGVNVRAFPSTKGKILGLLLKNKSVKVLEIQNDWAEIEFSHETKGYVFLKLLKKAE from the coding sequence ATGAAAACTGAGATGAAATCTTCTTTAAAACTTTTTATGCGGCCTTTGTTGGTGGTTTTGGCGTTCATGTTGTTGTATGCTTTAGCGCATGCTGCTCTTGGTTTTTATGCGAAAAAAGACAGCGCTCCAATAAGCCCAAATGCAGAAAAAACCGAAACAGAGCGTCAAAACAGCGCGCTTTCGCCCAAACAAGAAGAAGCCAACACGACCACAACCGCCACAGAAGAAAGCCCCACCAAAGACACAGCACCACCTTTAGAAACAGCCACGCAAGAAAAAGAAACTAAACAAGAAACTAAACAAGAGCAAGAAAAAGAAAACGAGCCTAAACAAGACAGCGCCTCGCCCATTCAAAACAACCAAAAAACCCCTACAACCCCCTTAATGGGAAAAAAACCTTTAGAGTATAAAGTCGCAGTCAGTGGCGTGAATGTGCGCGCTTTTCCCAGCACAAAAGGTAAAATCTTGGGATTGCTTTTAAAAAATAAAAGCGTGAAGGTTTTAGAAATCCAAAACGATTGGGCTGAAATTGAATTTTCTCACGAAACAAAGGGCTATGTGTTTTTAAAACTTTTAAAAAAGGCTGAATGA
- a CDS encoding single-stranded DNA-binding protein, translating to MFNKVIMVGRLTRNVELKYLPSGSAAATIGLATSRRFKKQDGTLGEEVCFIDARLFGRTAEIANQYLSKGSSVLIEGRLTYESWMDQTGKKNSRHTITADSLQFMDKKSDNPQANAMQDSVMHENSNNAYPANHNAPSQDPFNQAQSYAQNAHAKENLQAQPSKYQNSVPEINIDEEEIPF from the coding sequence ATGTTTAATAAAGTGATTATGGTAGGGCGTTTGACCAGGAATGTGGAGTTGAAATATTTGCCTAGCGGTTCGGCTGCGGCTACAATAGGTTTAGCCACAAGCAGGCGTTTTAAAAAACAAGACGGCACGCTAGGCGAAGAGGTGTGCTTTATAGATGCGCGTTTGTTTGGGCGAACGGCTGAAATCGCTAACCAGTATTTGAGCAAGGGTTCAAGCGTTTTGATAGAAGGGCGTTTGACTTATGAAAGTTGGATGGATCAAACGGGCAAAAAAAATTCCCGCCACACTATCACAGCGGACTCGTTGCAATTTATGGATAAAAAGTCAGACAATCCCCAAGCAAACGCTATGCAAGATAGCGTGATGCATGAGAATTCCAACAACGCTTATCCCGCTAATCATAACGCTCCTAGCCAAGATCCTTTTAACCAAGCCCAAAGTTATGCACAAAACGCTCACGCTAAAGAGAATTTACAAGCACAGCCGTCCAAGTATCAAAACAGCGTGCCTGAAATCAATATTGATGAAGAAGAAATCCCCTTTTAA
- the babA gene encoding Hop family adhesin BabA codes for MKKHILSFALGSLLVSTLSAEDDGFYMSAGYQIGEAAQVVKNTKGVQQLSDNYENLSKLLTRYSTLNSLIKLSADPSAINAARENLGASAKNLIGDTKNSPAYQAVLLAINAAVGFWNVLGYATQCGGNANGTRSTHSTTIFNNEPGYRSTSITCSLNGYTPGYYGPMSIENFKKLNEAYQILQTALKKGLPALKENNGTLSVTYTYTCSGEGNNNCTITGVEQQNGSKTETQTIDGKQVTTKISSKVVDSNASGNTSKVSYTEITNELNRVPDSAQALLAQASTLINTINTACPYFSVTNTSGGPQMKPTRGKLCGFTDEISAIQKMITDAQELVNQTSAINSNEQTAQVGGSGGKPFNPFTDASFAQGMFANASAQAKMLSLSEQVGQTLNPERLTGDFQNFVKNFLATCNNPSTAGTGGKQGSAPGTVTTQTFASGCAYVEQTITNLNNSIAHFGTQEQQIQQAENIADTLVHFKSRYSELGNTYNSITTALSKVPNAQSLQNVVSQKNNPYSPQGIETNYYLNQNSYNQIQTINQELGRNPFRKVGIVSSQTNNGAMNGIGIQVGYKQFFGQKRKWGARYYGFFDYNHAFIKSSFFNSASDVWTYGFGADALYNFINDKATNFLGKNNKLSVGLFGGIALAGTSWLNSEYVNLATVNNVYNAKMNVANFQFLFNMGVRMNLARSKKKGSDHAAQHGIELGLKIPTINTNYYSFMGAELKYRRLYSVYLNYVFAY; via the coding sequence ATGAAAAAACACATCCTTTCATTCGCTTTAGGCTCGCTTTTAGTTTCCACTTTGAGCGCTGAAGACGACGGCTTTTACATGAGCGCAGGCTATCAAATCGGTGAAGCCGCTCAAGTGGTGAAAAACACCAAAGGCGTTCAACAGCTTTCAGACAATTATGAAAACTTGAGCAAGCTTTTAACCAGATACAGCACCCTAAACTCTCTCATCAAATTGTCCGCTGATCCGAGCGCGATCAACGCGGCGCGTGAAAATCTGGGCGCGAGCGCGAAGAACTTGATCGGCGATACCAAAAATTCCCCCGCCTATCAAGCCGTGCTTTTAGCGATTAATGCGGCGGTGGGGTTTTGGAATGTCTTAGGCTATGCTACGCAATGCGGGGGTAATGCCAATGGCACAAGAAGCACCCATTCAACCACCATCTTCAACAACGAGCCAGGGTATCGATCCACTTCCATCACTTGTTCTTTGAACGGGTATACGCCTGGATACTATGGCCCTATGAGCATTGAGAATTTCAAAAAGCTTAACGAAGCCTATCAAATCCTCCAAACAGCTTTAAAGAAAGGCTTACCCGCGCTCAAAGAAAACAACGGGACGCTCTCTGTAACCTACACCTACACATGCTCAGGGGAAGGGAATAATAACTGCACTATAACCGGGGTGGAACAACAAAACGGAAGCAAAACTGAAACCCAAACCATAGACGGCAAACAAGTAACCACCAAGATCAGTTCAAAAGTCGTTGATAGTAACGCATCAGGTAACACATCAAAGGTTTCCTACACCGAAATCACTAACGAATTAAACAGAGTGCCTGATAGCGCTCAAGCGCTCTTGGCGCAAGCGAGCACGCTCATCAACACCATCAACACGGCATGCCCGTATTTTAGTGTAACTAATACAAGTGGTGGCCCACAGATGAAACCGACTAGAGGGAAGTTGTGCGGTTTTACAGATGAAATCAGCGCGATCCAAAAGATGATCACAGACGCGCAAGAGCTTGTCAATCAAACGAGCGCCATTAACAGCAATGAACAAACAGCTCAAGTGGGAGGCAGTGGAGGCAAGCCTTTCAACCCTTTCACGGACGCTAGCTTCGCGCAAGGCATGTTCGCTAACGCTAGCGCGCAAGCCAAAATGCTCAGTTTGAGCGAACAAGTGGGGCAAACCCTTAACCCTGAAAGGCTTACCGGGGATTTTCAAAATTTTGTTAAAAACTTTTTAGCCACATGCAACAACCCCTCAACAGCTGGCACTGGTGGCAAACAAGGTTCAGCTCCTGGCACGGTTACCACTCAAACTTTCGCTTCCGGTTGCGCCTATGTGGAACAAACCATAACGAATTTAAACAACTCCATCGCTCATTTTGGCACTCAAGAACAGCAAATACAGCAAGCAGAGAATATCGCTGACACTCTAGTGCATTTCAAATCTAGATACAGCGAATTGGGCAACACTTATAACAGCATCACCACCGCGCTCTCTAAAGTCCCTAACGCGCAAAGCTTGCAAAATGTGGTGAGTCAAAAGAATAACCCCTACAGCCCGCAAGGCATAGAAACCAATTACTACCTCAATCAAAATTCTTACAACCAAATCCAAACCATCAATCAAGAACTAGGGCGAAACCCCTTTAGGAAAGTGGGCATCGTCAGTTCTCAAACCAACAACGGCGCGATGAATGGGATCGGTATTCAAGTGGGCTACAAACAATTCTTTGGGCAAAAAAGAAAGTGGGGCGCTAGGTATTACGGCTTTTTTGATTACAACCATGCGTTCATCAAGTCTAGCTTTTTCAACTCCGCTTCTGATGTATGGACTTATGGTTTTGGAGCGGACGCTCTCTATAACTTCATCAACGATAAAGCCACCAATTTCTTAGGCAAGAACAACAAGCTTTCTGTAGGGCTTTTTGGCGGGATTGCGTTAGCTGGCACTTCATGGCTTAATTCTGAATATGTGAATTTAGCCACCGTGAATAATGTCTATAACGCTAAAATGAATGTGGCGAACTTCCAATTCTTATTCAACATGGGAGTGAGGATGAATTTAGCCAGGTCTAAGAAAAAAGGCAGCGATCATGCCGCTCAGCATGGCATTGAACTAGGGCTTAAAATCCCTACCATTAACACGAACTACTATTCCTTTATGGGGGCTGAACTCAAATACAGAAGGCTCTATAGCGTGTATTTGAATTATGTGTTCGCTTATTAA
- the rpsF gene encoding 30S ribosomal protein S6 — protein sequence MRHYETMFILKPTLVEEEIKSKIEFYKEVITKHHGVIETSLDMGMRNLAYEIKKHKRGYYYVAYFKAEPSMILELERLYRINEDVLRFIVIKYESKKEVEAWHALVDRANKKPSHAKEKHEKTEHTHSHHVEEAESVGSHSE from the coding sequence ATGAGGCATTATGAAACGATGTTTATTCTCAAACCTACTTTAGTAGAAGAAGAGATTAAATCCAAAATTGAGTTTTATAAAGAAGTGATCACTAAGCATCACGGCGTGATTGAAACGAGCCTGGATATGGGCATGCGTAATTTAGCCTATGAAATCAAAAAGCACAAAAGAGGCTATTATTATGTGGCGTATTTCAAAGCAGAGCCGTCAATGATTTTAGAGCTTGAACGATTGTATCGCATCAATGAAGACGTGTTGCGTTTCATTGTGATCAAATACGAAAGCAAGAAAGAAGTAGAAGCGTGGCATGCGTTAGTGGATAGGGCTAATAAAAAGCCATCGCACGCCAAAGAAAAACACGAAAAAACCGAACACACGCATTCTCACCATGTAGAGGAAGCAGAAAGCGTAGGATCTCATAGCGAATAA
- a CDS encoding extracellular solute-binding protein — protein MKILGLWLGVFCFLKATPYLYLGEEPKYKDNFTHFEYANPNARKGGVLRNDAIGTFDSLNPFILKGTKAEGLDLIYDTLMVQSLDEPFAEYPLIAKDAEVAKDNSYVIFTLDKRARFSNNAPILASDVKFSFDTIMELGSPLYRQYYQDVKKAVILDKHHVKFIFKTTENKELPLILGQLQIFSKKAFQKDYFTKNPLLIPVSSGPYVIASFDVGKKITYQRNPNYWARNLPSRKGQFNFDEIKFEYYKDETIALQAFLSGAYDWRIEITAKVWARGYVGKAMDNKKITKYLIAHKMPSGMQGFFFNTRREIFKDKRVREALFYAFDFEWANKNLFFSQYKRTTSFFSNSIYASPPLPSPEEKALLAPYEKSLDERVFKEPYVVPRTDGPDVLGYNLRENLKYAQKLLESTGFSYKNMRLVDKNNKPFSFTLLLNSPAFERLALAFAKNLRVLGIEMKIQRVDLSQYVNRVKSYDFDMIVGVIGQSSFPGNEQRFYFGSLSAKEKGSRNYAGISSKAVDDLIEKIINAKDYKEQLAAIQAMDRVLLWGFYVIPHFYLPNYRIVAYNYIGMPEVSPSYGFSPYLWWIKKERGPK, from the coding sequence ATGAAAATTTTAGGTTTGTGGTTAGGGGTGTTTTGTTTCCTTAAGGCTACGCCTTATTTATACTTGGGCGAAGAGCCTAAATACAAAGACAATTTCACGCATTTTGAATACGCTAACCCTAACGCTAGAAAAGGCGGTGTTTTAAGGAATGACGCTATAGGGACTTTTGATAGCCTTAACCCTTTTATACTTAAAGGCACTAAAGCCGAAGGCTTGGATCTGATTTATGACACTTTAATGGTGCAAAGTTTGGACGAACCTTTTGCCGAATACCCCTTAATCGCTAAAGACGCAGAAGTGGCTAAGGATAACAGCTATGTGATTTTTACCTTAGACAAAAGAGCGAGATTCAGCAATAACGCTCCCATTTTAGCGAGCGATGTGAAGTTTAGTTTTGATACGATAATGGAATTAGGATCGCCTCTCTATCGGCAGTATTACCAAGATGTTAAAAAGGCGGTTATTTTAGACAAGCACCATGTTAAGTTCATTTTCAAAACCACTGAAAATAAAGAATTGCCTCTCATTTTAGGGCAGTTGCAAATCTTTTCCAAAAAAGCGTTTCAAAAGGATTATTTCACCAAAAACCCTTTACTCATTCCTGTTTCTAGCGGCCCTTATGTGATCGCTTCTTTTGATGTGGGCAAGAAAATCACCTACCAAAGAAACCCTAATTATTGGGCGAGGAATTTGCCTAGCAGAAAGGGGCAATTCAATTTTGATGAGATCAAATTTGAGTATTATAAAGACGAAACCATTGCTTTACAGGCTTTTTTAAGCGGGGCGTATGATTGGCGCATTGAAATCACGGCTAAGGTTTGGGCTAGGGGCTATGTGGGGAAAGCTATGGACAATAAAAAAATCACTAAATACCTAATAGCCCATAAAATGCCAAGCGGCATGCAAGGGTTTTTCTTCAATACGCGCCGGGAAATTTTTAAGGATAAAAGGGTGCGTGAAGCCTTATTTTATGCGTTTGATTTTGAATGGGCGAATAAAAATTTGTTTTTTTCGCAATACAAACGCACCACCAGTTTTTTTAGCAATTCTATTTATGCGTCCCCTCCTCTTCCAAGCCCTGAAGAAAAAGCTCTGTTAGCCCCTTATGAAAAGAGTTTGGATGAAAGGGTTTTTAAAGAGCCTTATGTCGTGCCTAGAACCGATGGGCCTGATGTTTTGGGCTATAATTTGAGGGAAAATTTAAAATACGCTCAAAAGCTTTTAGAAAGCACGGGCTTTTCTTACAAAAACATGCGTTTAGTGGATAAGAATAACAAGCCGTTTAGTTTCACTTTGCTTTTAAACAGCCCGGCTTTTGAAAGACTGGCTCTAGCCTTTGCTAAAAACTTAAGGGTGTTAGGGATTGAAATGAAAATCCAAAGAGTGGATTTAAGCCAGTATGTCAATCGGGTCAAAAGCTATGATTTTGACATGATTGTAGGGGTGATAGGCCAATCGTCTTTCCCGGGTAATGAGCAACGCTTTTATTTTGGCTCTTTGAGTGCTAAAGAAAAAGGCTCAAGGAATTATGCGGGGATCTCTAGTAAAGCGGTAGATGATTTGATTGAAAAAATCATTAACGCTAAAGATTATAAAGAGCAATTAGCCGCCATTCAAGCGATGGATAGGGTGCTGTTGTGGGGGTTTTATGTGATACCGCATTTTTATTTGCCTAATTACAGGATCGTGGCGTATAATTACATTGGCATGCCTGAAGTCAGCCCTAGCTATGGATTTTCGCCGTATTTATGGTGGATAAAAAAAGAAAGGGGTCCTAAATGA
- a CDS encoding microcin C ABC transporter permease YejB: protein MIAYILKRLLLIIPTLLAIMTINFFLIQSAPGGPIEQMMAKINNTQSKEIQGVVKERSYRASQGLESDLLENLKKLYGFDKPIGERYLLMLKKYAQFDFGESFYRQIKVIDLIKEKLPVSISLGFFSTLLIYLISIPLGIFKAKRNNEPLDMLSSVVIIVANAIPAFLFAVVLIVFFAGGNYWHWFPLKGLVSDNFESLSALGKIKDYLWHITLPVLCISLGGFASLTLLVKNSFLDEMGKLYVLSAKAKGCSVGRIFYAHVFRNAILLVVAGFPQAFLGMFFSSSLLIEIVFSLDGLGLLGYESIVSRDYPVVFGSLYIFTLLGLVASLISDLLCVVIDPRIDFEKR, encoded by the coding sequence ATGATTGCTTACATTCTCAAACGCTTGCTTTTGATTATCCCTACTTTATTGGCCATCATGACGATTAATTTCTTTCTGATCCAATCGGCTCCTGGAGGCCCTATAGAGCAGATGATGGCTAAAATCAATAACACGCAGTCCAAAGAGATTCAAGGCGTTGTTAAAGAGCGTTCGTATAGGGCGTCTCAAGGGTTGGAGAGCGATTTGTTAGAAAATTTAAAAAAACTCTATGGTTTTGACAAGCCTATAGGGGAGCGCTACCTTCTCATGCTCAAAAAATACGCACAATTTGATTTTGGGGAGAGCTTTTATCGCCAGATTAAAGTGATAGATTTGATTAAGGAAAAATTGCCGGTATCCATTTCGTTAGGGTTTTTTAGCACGCTTTTGATTTATCTCATTTCTATCCCTTTAGGGATTTTTAAAGCCAAACGCAATAACGAGCCTTTAGACATGCTAAGCAGCGTGGTGATCATTGTCGCTAACGCTATCCCGGCCTTTTTGTTTGCAGTGGTGTTGATCGTGTTTTTTGCTGGAGGGAATTATTGGCATTGGTTCCCTTTAAAGGGGCTGGTGAGCGATAATTTTGAAAGTTTGAGCGCATTAGGCAAAATCAAGGATTATTTATGGCATATCACTTTGCCCGTTCTTTGCATTTCTTTAGGGGGTTTTGCAAGCCTTACGCTTTTAGTGAAAAACTCTTTTTTAGATGAAATGGGCAAGCTTTATGTATTGAGCGCTAAGGCTAAGGGCTGTTCAGTGGGGCGTATTTTTTATGCACATGTATTCCGCAATGCGATTTTGTTAGTGGTGGCGGGTTTCCCGCAGGCTTTTTTGGGCATGTTTTTTAGCTCAAGCTTGTTGATAGAGATTGTTTTTAGCCTAGATGGGTTAGGGCTTTTAGGGTATGAAAGCATTGTGAGCAGGGATTATCCTGTTGTGTTTGGCTCGCTTTATATTTTCACGCTTTTAGGTTTGGTGGCGAGTTTGATAAGCGATTTGCTCTGCGTGGTGATTGACCCTAGGATTGATTTTGAAAAGCGTTGA
- the rpsR gene encoding 30S ribosomal protein S18 produces MERKRYSKRYCKYTEAKISFIDYKDLDMLKHTLSERYKIMPRRLTGNSKKWQERVEVAIKRARHMALIPYIVDRKKVVDSPFKQH; encoded by the coding sequence ATGGAAAGAAAACGCTATTCAAAACGCTATTGCAAATACACTGAAGCTAAAATCAGCTTTATTGACTATAAAGATTTAGACATGCTCAAGCACACGCTATCAGAGCGCTATAAAATCATGCCAAGGAGGTTGACAGGCAACAGCAAAAAGTGGCAAGAAAGGGTGGAAGTAGCGATCAAAAGAGCCCGCCACATGGCTTTAATCCCCTACATTGTGGATAGGAAAAAAGTCGTGGATAGCCCTTTTAAACAGCACTAA
- a CDS encoding RNB domain-containing ribonuclease, with product MQGFLRSLFFGVKKIPKSFAPLIEKGVLKEALGCNKERYFLKEGFDIGRIEWVENKAFFISLAKNYPKDPFIKNLPSSFKTDALILCKIECSKKRPIAFFKAALLNTDHTMIAYLAKKNHQIVAIPFKEPFKKPILLKHSQKSLLELPRHCVVKIDFKKREISEILGALEDPLIDENLSLSLFDRIKGFSKDCLNLAQHYAQLKASDFKNRINYSHIPFITIDPKDAKDFDDAIFYDQEKRVLFVAVADVSEFVPKYSSLDKEARIRGFSVYFPNSVYPMLPLSLSQGACSLKAFEKRLALVYEIPLDNLENAQLFQGVIEVRANCTYEEINHFLTTQQSSLDKGLQQSLLGFLEMALKLKKERLKKGFNFNSFENKLYLNKEGRIEKIETETESDVHTLIEEAMLLANQSSAGLLDKHFQNKGIYRTHKEPSLKQQKRLYDKLFDYEIMRPKNMGFFSFLEHALKIAKEKKLEREVSRLIIKSQNLALYSPMQESHFGLGFASYTHFTSPIRRYSDLALHRLLKELLFHQAKGCSYLLEETPELCTELNALQKKAALIERDFIKRKFARLALELLEKEFLGVVLEVKDWVVVGLKEFIGLKVLVKTNKVFKPLEKVCVKITHADLILGQVRGEIAERIKEHVS from the coding sequence ATGCAAGGGTTTTTAAGAAGCTTGTTTTTTGGGGTTAAAAAGATCCCTAAATCATTCGCCCCTCTAATAGAAAAGGGCGTTTTAAAAGAAGCGCTTGGATGCAACAAGGAACGCTATTTTTTAAAAGAAGGCTTTGATATAGGCAGAATTGAATGGGTAGAAAATAAGGCGTTTTTCATTTCTTTAGCGAAAAATTACCCCAAAGACCCTTTCATCAAAAACTTACCCTCTTCTTTTAAAACAGACGCTTTGATTTTATGCAAAATAGAATGTTCTAAAAAACGCCCCATAGCCTTTTTTAAAGCCGCTCTTTTAAACACAGATCACACGATGATAGCTTACCTGGCTAAAAAAAATCACCAGATTGTGGCCATCCCTTTTAAAGAGCCTTTTAAAAAACCCATTCTTTTAAAGCACAGCCAAAAATCCTTATTAGAATTGCCTAGGCATTGCGTGGTAAAGATCGATTTTAAAAAGCGTGAAATCAGCGAAATTTTAGGGGCTTTAGAAGACCCTTTAATAGATGAAAACCTTTCTTTAAGCCTTTTTGACAGGATCAAAGGTTTTTCTAAAGATTGTTTGAATTTAGCCCAACATTACGCGCAACTTAAAGCGAGCGATTTTAAAAACAGGATCAATTATTCTCACATCCCTTTCATCACCATTGACCCCAAAGACGCTAAAGATTTTGACGATGCGATTTTTTATGATCAAGAAAAAAGGGTTTTGTTTGTGGCGGTTGCTGATGTGAGCGAATTTGTGCCGAAATATTCCAGTTTGGATAAAGAAGCTAGGATTAGGGGCTTTAGCGTGTATTTCCCTAATAGCGTGTATCCCATGCTGCCTTTGAGTTTATCTCAAGGGGCATGCTCACTAAAAGCGTTTGAAAAACGCCTGGCTTTAGTGTATGAAATCCCTTTAGATAATTTGGAAAACGCCCAATTGTTTCAAGGCGTTATTGAAGTTAGGGCTAATTGCACTTATGAAGAAATCAATCATTTTTTAACCACCCAACAAAGCTCTTTAGATAAAGGTTTGCAACAAAGCCTTTTGGGGTTTTTAGAAATGGCTTTAAAGTTAAAAAAGGAGCGTTTAAAAAAAGGGTTTAATTTCAATTCGTTTGAAAACAAGCTGTATTTGAATAAAGAAGGGCGTATAGAAAAAATTGAAACAGAAACAGAAAGCGATGTGCACACCCTCATAGAAGAAGCCATGCTGTTAGCCAACCAATCTAGCGCAGGGTTATTAGATAAGCATTTTCAAAATAAGGGGATATACCGCACCCATAAAGAGCCAAGTTTAAAGCAGCAAAAACGCCTCTACGACAAGCTTTTTGATTATGAGATCATGCGCCCTAAAAACATGGGCTTTTTTTCTTTTTTAGAGCATGCTTTAAAGATAGCCAAAGAAAAGAAGTTAGAAAGAGAAGTTTCGCGCTTAATCATTAAATCTCAAAATTTAGCCCTTTATAGCCCTATGCAAGAAAGCCATTTTGGTTTGGGGTTTGCCAGCTATACGCATTTCACTTCGCCCATTAGACGATACAGCGATCTAGCCTTACACAGGCTTTTAAAAGAATTATTATTCCATCAAGCTAAAGGCTGTTCGTATTTGTTAGAAGAAACGCCTGAATTATGCACTGAGTTGAACGCTTTGCAAAAAAAGGCCGCTTTGATTGAAAGGGATTTCATCAAGCGCAAATTCGCCCGCTTAGCTTTAGAACTTTTAGAAAAAGAATTTTTGGGCGTTGTTTTGGAGGTTAAAGATTGGGTGGTGGTGGGGTTAAAAGAATTTATAGGGCTTAAAGTTTTAGTCAAAACGAACAAGGTTTTTAAGCCTTTAGAAAAGGTATGCGTTAAAATCACGCATGCGGATTTGATTTTAGGGCAAGTTAGAGGCGAAATCGCAGAAAGGATTAAAGAGCATGTATCGTAA
- a CDS encoding shikimate dehydrogenase, with amino-acid sequence MKLKSFGVFGNPIKHSKSPLIHNACFLTFQKELGFLGHYHPILLPLESRIKNEFLTLGLSGANVTLPFKERAFQVCDKIKGIALECGAVNTLVLENDELVGYNTDALGFWLSLGNEGYQSALILGSGGSAKALACELKKQGLQVSVLNRSARGLDFFQRLGCDCFMEPPKSAFDLIINATSASLNNKLPLNKEVLKGYFKEGQLAYDLAYGFLTPFLSLAKELKTPFQDGKDMLIYQAALSFEKFSASQIPYSKAFEIMRSVF; translated from the coding sequence ATGAAATTAAAATCTTTTGGGGTTTTTGGGAATCCCATTAAGCATTCCAAATCGCCCTTAATCCATAACGCTTGTTTTTTAACTTTTCAAAAAGAATTAGGGTTTTTGGGGCATTACCACCCCATATTACTCCCTTTAGAAAGCCGTATCAAAAACGAGTTTTTAACTTTAGGGCTTAGTGGGGCTAATGTAACCTTACCCTTTAAAGAAAGGGCGTTTCAGGTTTGCGACAAAATCAAGGGCATCGCGCTTGAATGCGGAGCGGTCAATACGCTTGTTTTAGAAAATGATGAGCTTGTGGGTTACAATACCGACGCTTTAGGTTTCTGGCTCTCTTTGGGGAATGAGGGCTACCAGAGCGCTCTGATTTTAGGCTCTGGGGGGAGCGCTAAAGCCCTAGCGTGTGAATTGAAAAAACAAGGCTTACAAGTGAGCGTGTTGAACCGCTCTGCTAGGGGATTGGATTTTTTCCAACGCTTGGGTTGTGATTGTTTCATGGAGCCTCCTAAAAGCGCTTTTGATTTGATTATTAACGCCACTTCAGCGAGTTTGAATAACAAATTGCCTTTAAATAAAGAGGTTTTGAAAGGGTATTTTAAAGAGGGCCAGCTCGCTTATGATTTGGCGTATGGGTTTTTAACGCCCTTTTTGTCTTTAGCCAAAGAGTTAAAAACCCCTTTTCAAGACGGGAAAGACATGCTTATCTATCAAGCTGCTTTAAGTTTTGAAAAGTTCAGCGCTTCTCAAATCCCTTATTCAAAAGCGTTTGAAATCATGCGAAGTGTTTTTTGA